The following coding sequences are from one Pseudonocardia sp. EC080619-01 window:
- a CDS encoding MmpS family transport accessory protein — translation MTSAPGGSHPEPYRRARVPDGGVRPGARGPGRHGGSGDLAGDIVALGFGPGEHVPEHLGHRRWDDDRDPGGRPVHGGYGMHDGRTVRVERPVLADRPPHDEYTEYTDYTEYSEYTEYDGDTGYDEGPREEREPGRYRADPSPGGRRPARRWWPWLVGGVVAVAGIAAAVSVGVAVLGGGADDRPPSPQADTSAVGAPPDAPAAAPPPSGSAPAAAPGPAAAQVTFEVSGSGTASTLTYGRGTSVSQVLDAELPWTRTVDAAGEPAEYTISAAGGSGEIACRIIVDDAVVAEESADGDFAAVSCSGRR, via the coding sequence GTGACGTCCGCTCCGGGAGGGAGCCACCCCGAGCCGTACCGGCGCGCCCGGGTTCCCGACGGTGGGGTCCGGCCGGGTGCCCGCGGGCCCGGCCGCCACGGCGGATCGGGCGATCTGGCCGGGGACATCGTCGCGCTCGGATTCGGGCCCGGGGAGCACGTCCCGGAGCACCTCGGCCACCGGCGGTGGGACGACGACCGCGACCCCGGTGGACGTCCGGTGCACGGCGGGTACGGGATGCACGACGGCCGCACCGTGCGCGTCGAACGCCCGGTGCTCGCCGACCGCCCACCGCACGACGAGTACACCGAGTACACCGATTACACGGAGTACTCCGAGTACACGGAGTACGACGGTGACACCGGGTACGACGAGGGCCCCCGGGAGGAGCGGGAGCCCGGCCGGTACCGGGCGGACCCGTCCCCGGGCGGCAGGCGACCGGCCCGGCGGTGGTGGCCGTGGCTGGTCGGGGGCGTCGTCGCGGTCGCGGGGATCGCCGCGGCCGTATCGGTCGGGGTCGCCGTCCTGGGGGGCGGTGCGGACGATCGGCCGCCGTCCCCGCAGGCCGACACCTCGGCCGTCGGGGCCCCTCCCGATGCGCCCGCCGCAGCACCCCCGCCGTCCGGTTCGGCCCCGGCAGCCGCTCCCGGCCCCGCTGCGGCCCAGGTCACCTTCGAGGTGTCCGGTTCCGGGACGGCGAGCACCCTGACCTACGGCCGGGGCACGTCGGTGTCACAGGTCCTCGACGCGGAGCTGCCCTGGACGCGGACCGTGGACGCGGCCGGTGAGCCCGCCGAGTACACGATCTCCGCGGCCGGTGGTTCCGGCGAGATCGCCTGCCGGATCATCGTCGACGATGCCGTCGTCGCGGAGGAGTCGGCGGACGGTGATTTCGCCGCCGTCTCCTGCAGCGGCCGCCGCTGA
- a CDS encoding methylated-DNA--[protein]-cysteine S-methyltransferase, which produces MTTTSVPARRNGRPAARRGDLHRTVISLSAGSADDAEPGRDAGADPLLTALAGFAGRAPDGLDDRVFTRWATAPSRVGDVRVAFTADGAQFVRPTEGTDDDAFAAEYRSRFARPLRPAGRLPAGVGPSLRGTAAARPELDLGAGSPFERAVLAATRRIPPGQVRPYAWVAREAGHPAAVRAVGTVLARNPLPLLVPCHRVVRSDGALGGYMFGTGRKAELLTAEGADLDELATLARTGVHYLASDTTGIVCFPTCRDARRITGAHRHGFTTLDDARRAGYRPCRTCRPAAA; this is translated from the coding sequence ATGACGACGACATCGGTCCCGGCCCGCCGCAACGGACGGCCGGCCGCGCGGCGCGGCGACCTGCACCGCACGGTCATCTCCCTGTCCGCCGGATCCGCCGACGACGCGGAGCCCGGCCGGGACGCCGGGGCGGACCCGCTGCTGACCGCGCTCGCCGGGTTCGCCGGCCGCGCGCCGGACGGGCTCGACGACCGGGTGTTCACCCGCTGGGCCACCGCGCCCAGCAGGGTCGGCGACGTCCGGGTCGCGTTCACCGCCGACGGTGCGCAGTTCGTGCGACCCACGGAGGGCACCGACGACGATGCGTTCGCCGCCGAGTACCGCAGCCGGTTCGCCCGGCCGCTGCGCCCGGCCGGCCGGCTGCCCGCGGGTGTCGGCCCGTCGCTGCGCGGCACCGCCGCGGCCCGGCCCGAGCTGGACCTCGGCGCGGGCAGCCCGTTCGAACGCGCCGTGCTGGCCGCCACCCGGCGGATCCCGCCCGGCCAGGTCCGTCCGTACGCCTGGGTCGCCCGCGAGGCCGGACACCCCGCCGCGGTCCGCGCGGTCGGCACGGTGCTGGCCCGCAACCCGCTGCCGCTGCTGGTGCCCTGCCACCGGGTGGTCCGCTCCGACGGCGCTCTCGGCGGCTACATGTTCGGCACCGGCCGCAAGGCCGAGCTGCTCACCGCCGAGGGCGCCGACCTCGACGAACTGGCGACGCTGGCCCGGACGGGCGTGCACTACCTGGCCAGCGACACCACCGGGATCGTCTGCTTCCCGACCTGCCGCGACGCACGGCGCATCACCGGGGCGCACCGGCACGGCTTCACCACCCTCGACGACGCCCGGCGCGCCGGCTACCGCCCCTGCCGCACCTGCCGCCCGGCGGCCGCCTGA
- a CDS encoding 2OG-Fe(II) oxygenase — protein sequence MTTTPADAGTATAGPHLDALDWARLTERLDTEGVATTPRLIEPAQCDEITAMFDEHDRFRSTVQMARHSFGEGSYRYFTDPLPELVQTLRTELYPPLARIANDWARRLGEDTFPETLDGLLETCAAHGQTRPTPLVLRYGESGYNCLHQDVYGDLTFPLQFLVMLSRPDVDFTGGESVFVEQRPRQQSRPIVLRPGQGQAVIFPVRNRPRRGTRGDHRVQMRHGVSAVHSGNRHVLGIIFHNAR from the coding sequence ATGACCACCACCCCGGCCGACGCCGGAACCGCCACCGCCGGACCGCACCTGGACGCCCTCGACTGGGCCCGGCTGACGGAGCGGCTGGACACCGAGGGCGTCGCCACGACCCCGCGGCTGATCGAGCCCGCCCAGTGCGACGAGATCACCGCGATGTTCGACGAGCACGACCGGTTCCGCTCCACCGTCCAGATGGCCCGGCACTCCTTCGGCGAGGGCAGCTACCGGTACTTCACCGACCCGCTGCCGGAGCTGGTGCAGACCCTGCGCACCGAGCTCTATCCGCCGCTGGCCCGGATCGCGAACGACTGGGCCCGCCGGCTGGGCGAGGACACCTTCCCGGAGACCCTGGACGGGCTGCTCGAGACCTGCGCCGCCCACGGGCAGACCAGGCCGACGCCGCTGGTGCTGCGCTACGGCGAGTCCGGCTACAACTGCCTGCACCAGGACGTCTACGGGGACCTGACGTTCCCGCTGCAGTTCCTGGTGATGCTGTCCCGCCCGGACGTCGACTTCACCGGCGGCGAGAGCGTCTTCGTCGAGCAGCGCCCGCGCCAGCAGTCCCGCCCGATCGTGCTGCGCCCCGGACAGGGCCAGGCGGTGATCTTCCCGGTGCGCAACCGGCCACGCCGCGGCACCCGGGGCGACCACCGGGTCCAGATGCGGCACGGCGTCAGCGCCGTGCACAGCGGGAACCGGCACGTGCTGGGCATCATCTTCCACAACGCGCGCTGA
- a CDS encoding IS110 family transposase — translation MAQRPVIWIGIDVGKRTHHACAIDTDGKVVFSRKVSNDQAAIEALLARAAEAAQDVRWAIDLTCSYAALLQVVLTAADQQVVYVPGRVVDRMSGVFRGEAKTDARDAKVIAETARMRGADLTTVTATDETTAELARLVAHREDLMADWVRGVNRLRDLLGSIFPGLEAAFDYSTRSALVLVTGFQTPQALRDAGEAGVIEYLRAHRAWAPGIAAMAATAVEVAHAQTVALPSETRTAILVAGLARRLLELDREIKDTDKLITTVFRSHPDAAIIESLPGLGPILGAEFLTATHGGVGPELGGFTSPGRLASYAGLVPVPQDSGRISGNLRRPRRYNRRLRRVFYMAALSSLKVNGPSRAFYQRKRSERMLHTQALLALARRLVDVLWALLRDRRMFTITAPQPAIAA, via the coding sequence GTGGCGCAACGGCCAGTGATCTGGATCGGGATCGACGTCGGGAAGAGGACGCACCATGCGTGCGCGATCGATACCGACGGCAAGGTGGTGTTCTCCCGCAAGGTCAGCAACGACCAGGCCGCGATCGAGGCGTTGCTGGCCCGCGCTGCGGAAGCGGCCCAGGACGTGCGGTGGGCCATCGACCTGACCTGCAGCTATGCGGCGCTGCTGCAGGTGGTCCTCACCGCGGCCGACCAGCAGGTGGTCTATGTCCCCGGTCGGGTCGTCGACCGGATGAGCGGCGTGTTCCGGGGCGAGGCCAAGACCGACGCCCGTGACGCGAAGGTCATCGCCGAGACCGCCCGCATGCGCGGCGCCGACCTCACCACGGTCACCGCCACTGATGAGACCACTGCCGAACTGGCCCGGCTCGTGGCCCATCGCGAGGACCTGATGGCCGACTGGGTGCGCGGGGTCAACCGGCTGCGTGACCTGCTCGGGTCGATCTTTCCCGGTCTCGAGGCGGCATTCGACTATTCCACCCGCAGCGCTCTGGTGCTGGTCACCGGGTTCCAGACACCCCAGGCCCTCCGGGACGCCGGCGAGGCAGGGGTGATCGAGTACCTGCGTGCCCATCGGGCGTGGGCACCGGGTATTGCTGCGATGGCCGCCACCGCGGTCGAGGTCGCCCACGCCCAGACCGTGGCACTGCCCAGCGAGACGCGGACCGCGATCCTTGTTGCCGGCCTGGCCCGACGACTGCTGGAACTCGACCGGGAGATCAAGGACACCGACAAGCTGATCACCACCGTGTTCCGCTCCCACCCGGACGCGGCGATCATCGAGTCGCTGCCCGGTCTCGGACCCATCCTGGGCGCGGAGTTCCTCACCGCCACCCACGGCGGTGTCGGCCCTGAACTGGGCGGATTCACCTCTCCAGGGCGGCTGGCCTCCTACGCCGGACTCGTCCCGGTGCCCCAGGACTCCGGCCGGATCAGCGGGAACCTGCGTCGCCCACGACGCTACAACCGCCGCCTGCGGCGAGTGTTCTACATGGCCGCACTGTCCAGCCTCAAGGTCAATGGCCCGTCCCGGGCCTTCTACCAGCGCAAACGCAGCGAAAGAATGCTTCATACCCAGGCTCTGCTCGCCTTGGCCAGACGCCTGGTCGACGTCCTGTGGGCCCTGCTGCGTGACCGGAGGATGTTCACCATCACCGCACCACAACCCGCTATCGCGGCTTGA
- a CDS encoding methylated-DNA--[protein]-cysteine S-methyltransferase — protein sequence MSTPTTLVHDTTLGPVTLSASPWGLTRLRFGRPAGAAQDPTPEPGSPEHAVLEQAVAELGEYLRGDRTTFEVPVDLSRVEPEHRRVLGELCAIGYGSTRSYGQLARAAELTDDGPRRAGAACARNPVLVVVPCHRIVSATGALTGYSGGLPVKKALLALERGQLALDAAGLTAVVG from the coding sequence ATGTCGACCCCGACGACCCTCGTCCACGACACCACCCTGGGCCCGGTCACCCTGTCCGCCTCGCCGTGGGGTCTGACCCGGCTGCGCTTCGGCAGGCCGGCCGGAGCCGCGCAGGACCCGACGCCCGAGCCCGGCAGCCCCGAGCACGCCGTGCTGGAGCAGGCCGTCGCCGAGCTCGGCGAGTACCTGCGCGGCGACCGCACCACCTTCGAGGTGCCGGTCGACCTGTCCCGCGTCGAGCCGGAGCACCGCCGGGTGCTCGGCGAGCTGTGCGCGATCGGCTACGGCAGCACCCGCAGCTACGGGCAACTGGCCCGGGCCGCGGAGCTGACCGACGACGGCCCCCGCCGGGCCGGCGCCGCCTGCGCCCGCAACCCGGTACTGGTCGTCGTGCCGTGCCACCGGATCGTCTCCGCGACCGGGGCGCTCACCGGCTACTCCGGCGGCCTGCCGGTCAAGAAGGCGCTGCTCGCCCTGGAGCGCGGCCAGCTCGCGCTGGACGCCGCCGGCCTCACCGCCGTCGTGGGCTGA
- a CDS encoding aldehyde dehydrogenase yields the protein MSITSDTRAPLTRLDRFYIGGEWVAPSSSDTISVIEPATEQVYYQVPEAQNADVDRAVTAARAAFDEGPWPTMTHGRRAEFLRAIGAAVRERSDDVTQVWPRESGIVLGAAQAMIGGVPDAYGFYADLADTFAFEEPATPTAGGTYGMISREPVGVVGAIIPWNAPMTLIAYKLAPALLAGCTVVLKASPEAPGAPYIMAEIAEKIGLPPGVLNVLTADREVSESLVRDPRVDKIAFTGSTAAGRRIASVLGERIGRYTLELGGKSAAVVLDDMDLGEAAASLSGAECFLSGQVCSSLTRIVVPRRRHDELADALAGTFSQVKLGDPFDPGVQMGPLAMERQRDRVEGYIAQGVAEGARLVTGGGRPKDLDRGWFIEPTVFSGVDNSWKIAQEEIFGPVLSVIPAEDEEDAIRIANDTIYGLNAAVFTHDADRAREVAGRLRAGTVGHNNFRTDFGIGFGGFKQSGTGREGGVDGLLPYLENKTMIFEEKPRDFPG from the coding sequence ATGAGCATCACCAGCGACACGAGGGCCCCTCTCACGAGGCTCGACAGGTTCTACATCGGCGGCGAGTGGGTCGCACCGTCGTCGAGCGACACCATCTCGGTGATCGAGCCCGCCACCGAGCAGGTCTACTACCAGGTCCCCGAGGCGCAGAACGCCGACGTCGACCGCGCGGTCACCGCGGCCCGGGCCGCCTTCGACGAGGGCCCGTGGCCGACGATGACGCACGGCCGGCGCGCGGAGTTCCTCCGCGCGATCGGGGCGGCGGTACGTGAGCGTTCCGACGACGTCACGCAGGTCTGGCCGCGGGAGTCCGGCATCGTGCTCGGCGCCGCGCAGGCGATGATCGGCGGGGTCCCGGACGCCTACGGCTTCTACGCCGACCTCGCCGACACGTTCGCCTTCGAGGAGCCCGCCACGCCGACCGCGGGCGGGACGTACGGAATGATCTCCCGAGAGCCGGTCGGGGTGGTCGGCGCGATCATCCCGTGGAACGCTCCGATGACGCTGATCGCCTACAAGCTGGCACCCGCGCTACTGGCCGGCTGCACCGTCGTCCTCAAGGCCTCGCCCGAGGCCCCCGGCGCCCCGTACATCATGGCCGAGATCGCCGAGAAGATCGGCCTGCCGCCCGGGGTGCTCAACGTCCTCACCGCGGACCGCGAGGTCTCCGAGAGCCTGGTCCGCGACCCGCGCGTCGACAAGATCGCCTTCACCGGCTCGACGGCGGCCGGCCGGCGGATCGCCTCCGTCCTCGGCGAGCGCATCGGCCGCTACACCCTCGAGCTCGGCGGCAAGTCCGCCGCGGTCGTCCTCGACGACATGGACCTGGGCGAGGCAGCCGCCAGCCTGTCCGGCGCGGAGTGCTTCCTCTCCGGGCAGGTGTGCTCCTCCCTGACCCGCATCGTCGTCCCGCGCCGCCGCCACGACGAGCTGGCCGACGCCCTCGCAGGGACGTTCTCCCAGGTCAAGCTGGGCGACCCCTTCGACCCGGGCGTCCAGATGGGACCGCTCGCGATGGAACGCCAGCGCGACCGGGTCGAGGGCTACATCGCCCAGGGCGTCGCCGAGGGCGCGCGGCTGGTGACCGGCGGCGGGCGTCCGAAGGACCTCGACCGCGGCTGGTTCATCGAGCCGACGGTGTTCTCCGGCGTCGACAACTCCTGGAAGATCGCCCAGGAGGAGATCTTCGGCCCGGTGCTCTCGGTCATCCCGGCCGAGGACGAGGAGGACGCGATCCGGATCGCCAACGACACGATCTACGGGCTCAACGCCGCGGTCTTCACCCACGACGCCGACCGGGCGCGCGAGGTGGCCGGACGGCTGCGGGCCGGGACGGTCGGGCACAACAACTTCCGCACCGACTTCGGCATCGGCTTCGGCGGGTTCAAGCAGTCCGGGACCGGCCGCGAGGGCGGCGTGGACGGTCTGCTCCCGTACCTGGAGAACAAGACCATGATCTTCGAGGAGAAGCCGCGCGACTTCCCGGGCTGA
- a CDS encoding alpha-ketoglutarate-dependent dioxygenase AlkB, protein MTLELIPRDRRDLAPGAVHVPGWLDLRRQRFLVERCREWAAQGPGIRAAALPGGARMSVRTVCLGWHWIPYRYSRTRDDQDGSPVAEFPIWLGDLGRDAVADAYGDPTRGLGYSPDIALINHYTGDARLGMHRDGDEHAPDPVVSVSLGAPCVFRLGNTEHRGRPWTDVELRSGDLLVFGDDSRLAYHGVPRVLPPERGGTDDVGLGAGRLNITLRVSGFTDDDRDRAAPPQPAAPVRGSAP, encoded by the coding sequence ATGACCCTGGAACTGATCCCGCGGGACCGCCGCGACCTCGCGCCGGGCGCGGTGCACGTGCCCGGCTGGCTGGACCTGCGCCGGCAGCGGTTCCTGGTGGAGCGCTGCCGGGAGTGGGCGGCGCAGGGCCCGGGGATCCGGGCCGCCGCGCTGCCCGGCGGCGCCCGGATGAGCGTGCGCACCGTCTGCCTGGGCTGGCACTGGATCCCCTACCGCTACTCCCGGACCCGCGACGACCAGGACGGCTCACCGGTCGCCGAGTTCCCGATCTGGCTGGGCGACCTGGGTCGCGATGCGGTCGCCGACGCCTACGGCGACCCCACGCGCGGCCTCGGCTACTCCCCGGACATCGCGCTGATCAACCACTACACCGGGGACGCCCGCCTCGGCATGCACCGCGACGGCGACGAACACGCGCCGGACCCGGTCGTCTCGGTGTCGCTGGGCGCACCCTGCGTGTTCCGCCTCGGCAACACCGAGCACCGCGGCAGGCCGTGGACCGACGTCGAGCTGCGGTCCGGTGACCTGCTCGTGTTCGGCGACGACAGCAGGCTCGCCTACCACGGCGTGCCCAGGGTGCTGCCGCCCGAGCGCGGTGGGACCGACGACGTCGGGCTCGGCGCCGGGCGGCTGAACATCACGCTGCGGGTCTCCGGGTTCACCGACGACGACCGGGACCGGGCCGCCCCGCCGCAACCCGCCGCGCCCGTCCGGGGTTCTGCACCGTGA
- a CDS encoding cold-shock protein, with amino-acid sequence MGRLGTVNWYEPGKGYGFASPDDGGADIFVHSSAIVTGGVVTEGQRVAFLVVDGERGPQAGHVIPLGAGAGTPAADDTADGADGTVAWYDEDKGFGFINPDSGDEDVFVHARALAEGLTWLMEGDRVAFEVASGDKGPQARDVHLVREPRAAPQRPAPASAGRDVPARGGEGVVARYDGDRGFGFITPDAGGDDLFAHVSVVMGSEPLQKGDRVRYAVRQSDRGPQADRIERL; translated from the coding sequence GTGGGCCGGCTCGGCACCGTCAACTGGTACGAGCCGGGCAAGGGGTACGGCTTCGCGTCGCCGGACGACGGCGGCGCCGACATCTTCGTGCACAGCTCCGCCATCGTGACCGGCGGCGTGGTCACCGAGGGGCAGCGGGTGGCCTTCCTCGTCGTCGACGGCGAGCGCGGCCCGCAGGCCGGGCACGTGATCCCGCTGGGAGCGGGGGCCGGCACACCCGCTGCGGACGACACCGCGGACGGTGCCGACGGCACGGTGGCCTGGTACGACGAGGACAAGGGCTTCGGCTTCATCAACCCCGACTCCGGCGACGAGGACGTCTTCGTCCACGCCCGGGCCCTGGCCGAGGGGCTGACATGGCTCATGGAGGGCGACCGCGTCGCCTTCGAGGTGGCCAGTGGGGACAAGGGCCCGCAGGCCCGCGACGTGCACCTGGTCCGGGAGCCCCGGGCGGCGCCGCAGCGGCCGGCACCCGCTTCAGCCGGGCGGGACGTTCCCGCACGAGGCGGCGAGGGCGTCGTCGCGCGCTACGACGGCGACCGCGGCTTCGGCTTCATCACCCCGGACGCAGGCGGCGACGATCTCTTCGCCCACGTGTCCGTGGTCATGGGGTCGGAGCCGCTGCAGAAGGGGGACCGGGTCCGGTACGCGGTGCGTCAGAGCGACCGGGGCCCGCAGGCCGACCGCATCGAACGCCTCTGA
- a CDS encoding DPP IV N-terminal domain-containing protein, whose protein sequence is MTDQAMPVRLTDADYARAEQMLAPYRARLIPDAAVVPQWSADGSPFRYRSGTRHVLVDPATGSRRDAFDHERLAAALSEASGHAVVADDLPLGSPEFEAPGRDPDVVRFSAFDTGWEWSDRAGTCTPVEDEGPPVGPGEIASPDREWVAFRRDGDVWVRSRDGRQEFALTDDAEPHWDYGGFPEAATKVKLPLLGMGSLLLAGWSPDSTRLITHRIDQRELPEQVLVEAAPKGGERPVAHRVRYPVPGDEAQATMTWHILDVGTRRNVTASGGPEVLTSPYALSRRWWTGKNGDAVHVLHQSRDGRTLELRRLDPGTGSMTTLITETARTRVDPSPYLHVPPLLRVLDSGEILWWSQRDGWGHLYRYAAGGELLGRVTGGQWLVRRVLWVDQDRRQVWFLACGLHADPYIRQICRVDLDGGGFVRITDDDLDHDALAPPLGGYLLDRASTVDVAPRARVLGGDGEVLVELEDPDTAALEAAGWAPPERFRTTAADGRTPIYGLLWRPHGFDPARRYPVVDHVYPGPNIHRASPAFGDLFTGEPEALAALGFAVVALDGRGTPGRSQAFLDHSYGDLGMAAALDDHVAAIRELGRRHPWLDTDRVGITGHSGGGFFTARALLTHPEFFSVGVAQAGPHDFSIYLPFWVEQNHGEITESTRPKLVNTPHTGNLRGKLLLIDGELDDNVLPHHSMRLVDALIDADADADADVDMLVIPGVEHNFTGRFHYVTRRTWDYLVRHLHGTEPPAYSLAPFPEMPSWAVDPSD, encoded by the coding sequence ATGACCGACCAGGCCATGCCCGTCCGACTGACCGACGCCGACTACGCCCGCGCGGAGCAGATGCTCGCCCCGTACCGGGCCCGGCTGATCCCGGACGCTGCGGTGGTCCCACAGTGGTCCGCCGACGGCTCCCCGTTCCGGTACCGGTCCGGGACTCGGCACGTCCTGGTCGACCCGGCGACGGGCTCCCGACGAGACGCGTTCGACCACGAGCGGCTCGCCGCGGCACTGTCGGAGGCGTCCGGGCACGCGGTGGTGGCCGACGATCTGCCGCTCGGCTCTCCGGAGTTCGAGGCCCCCGGCCGGGACCCGGACGTGGTCCGGTTCTCGGCGTTCGACACCGGGTGGGAGTGGTCGGACCGGGCCGGGACCTGCACGCCGGTCGAGGACGAGGGTCCCCCGGTGGGGCCGGGGGAGATCGCGTCACCGGACCGGGAGTGGGTGGCGTTCCGCCGCGACGGTGACGTGTGGGTGCGCAGCCGGGACGGCCGGCAGGAGTTCGCGCTCACCGACGACGCCGAACCGCACTGGGACTACGGCGGGTTCCCCGAGGCGGCCACGAAGGTCAAGCTCCCCTTGCTGGGCATGGGATCGCTGCTGCTGGCGGGGTGGTCGCCGGACTCCACGCGGCTGATCACTCACCGGATCGACCAGCGCGAGCTGCCGGAACAGGTCCTCGTCGAGGCCGCGCCGAAGGGCGGCGAGCGGCCGGTGGCTCATCGCGTCCGCTATCCGGTGCCCGGCGACGAGGCGCAGGCGACGATGACCTGGCACATCCTCGATGTCGGCACCCGCCGGAACGTGACGGCCTCCGGTGGGCCGGAGGTCCTGACCTCCCCCTACGCCCTTTCCCGGCGGTGGTGGACCGGGAAGAACGGCGATGCGGTGCACGTGTTGCACCAGTCCCGTGACGGACGCACCCTGGAGCTGCGCCGGCTCGATCCCGGCACCGGGTCGATGACGACGCTGATCACCGAGACCGCCCGTACCCGGGTGGACCCCTCGCCCTACCTGCACGTCCCGCCGCTGCTGCGTGTCCTGGACTCGGGCGAGATCCTGTGGTGGTCCCAGCGCGACGGCTGGGGCCATCTCTACCGCTACGCCGCCGGCGGTGAGCTGCTCGGCCGGGTCACCGGCGGGCAGTGGCTGGTCCGCCGGGTCCTGTGGGTCGACCAGGACCGTCGCCAGGTCTGGTTCCTGGCCTGCGGGCTGCACGCCGATCCCTACATCCGCCAGATCTGCCGGGTCGACCTCGACGGCGGCGGGTTCGTGCGGATCACCGACGACGATCTCGACCACGACGCCCTCGCCCCACCACTCGGCGGCTACCTCCTCGACCGCGCATCCACGGTCGACGTGGCGCCCCGGGCGAGGGTGCTCGGCGGGGACGGGGAGGTGCTGGTCGAGCTGGAGGATCCGGACACCGCAGCGCTGGAGGCGGCCGGGTGGGCCCCTCCGGAACGGTTCCGGACGACCGCCGCCGACGGGCGCACCCCGATCTACGGTCTGCTGTGGCGTCCGCACGGCTTCGACCCGGCACGGCGCTACCCCGTCGTGGACCACGTCTACCCCGGACCCAACATCCACCGCGCCTCACCGGCGTTCGGTGACCTGTTCACCGGGGAGCCCGAGGCGCTGGCGGCACTCGGCTTCGCGGTCGTCGCCCTCGACGGCCGCGGTACCCCGGGGCGCAGCCAGGCCTTCCTCGACCATTCCTACGGCGACCTCGGCATGGCCGCGGCTCTGGACGACCACGTCGCCGCCATCCGCGAACTCGGGCGTCGCCACCCGTGGCTCGACACCGACCGGGTCGGGATCACCGGCCACTCCGGAGGCGGGTTCTTCACTGCCAGGGCGCTGCTGACCCATCCCGAGTTCTTCTCCGTGGGCGTCGCCCAGGCAGGCCCGCACGACTTCTCGATCTACCTGCCGTTCTGGGTCGAACAGAACCACGGGGAGATCACCGAGAGCACCCGCCCGAAGCTGGTCAACACCCCGCACACCGGCAACCTGCGCGGCAAGCTCCTGCTGATCGACGGCGAACTCGACGACAACGTGTTGCCGCACCACAGCATGCGCCTGGTCGACGCGCTCATCGACGCCGACGCCGACGCCGACGCCGACGTCGACATGCTCGTCATCCCCGGTGTCGAGCACAACTTCACCGGCCGCTTCCACTACGTCACCCGGCGCACCTGGGACTACCTCGTACGACACCTGCACGGCACCGAACCCCCTGCCTACTCGCTCGCACCGTTCCCCGAGATGCCCAGCTGGGCCGTCGATCCCTCCGACTGA
- a CDS encoding Ada metal-binding domain-containing protein produces the protein MSTATAGTAIRTPNHHRVVDTPVGELGVVTLLDADGHPYPSPVPGTLGGHRRQRLYGRLDCPSAARAIARGDYVRHRVFFADEATAVAAGYRPCAVCLPARFAAWKRRAGR, from the coding sequence ATGAGCACCGCCACCGCAGGGACCGCCATCCGCACCCCGAACCACCACCGCGTCGTCGACACCCCGGTCGGGGAGCTGGGGGTCGTCACACTGCTCGACGCCGACGGCCACCCCTACCCGAGCCCGGTCCCGGGCACTCTGGGCGGGCATCGCAGGCAACGGCTCTACGGCAGGCTGGACTGCCCGTCCGCGGCCCGGGCGATCGCCCGCGGCGACTACGTGCGGCACCGGGTCTTCTTCGCCGACGAGGCCACCGCCGTCGCGGCGGGCTACCGGCCCTGCGCGGTCTGCCTGCCCGCCCGCTTCGCCGCCTGGAAGCGCCGCGCCGGCCGGTGA
- a CDS encoding RNA polymerase sigma factor yields the protein MTDDDLGPGDDGSDAVARALAADLDAGFAVLVDAHRDLLFSVARSFVRGAADAEDLAADALLRAYRALCGYAAERIGELRVRPWLLTILRNTARNRARDAARRPPPPPRLDPLDAGPPDDPSPELGPAEQAERGELQRALGAALGELSEVQRTAVVLRHVHGLPTTEIAQVIGCAEGTAKSHVSRGLARLRTVLDTPPAHPRPLEGNPNDRVKPR from the coding sequence ATGACCGACGACGACCTCGGCCCCGGGGACGACGGCTCCGACGCCGTCGCCCGCGCGCTCGCGGCCGATCTCGACGCCGGGTTCGCCGTGCTCGTGGACGCCCACCGGGACCTGCTGTTCTCGGTGGCCCGGAGCTTCGTCCGCGGTGCCGCGGACGCCGAGGACCTCGCCGCCGACGCCCTGCTGCGCGCCTACCGGGCGCTCTGCGGGTACGCGGCGGAACGGATCGGGGAGCTGCGGGTACGCCCGTGGCTGCTCACCATCCTGCGCAACACCGCCCGCAACCGGGCCAGGGACGCCGCCCGCAGGCCGCCGCCCCCGCCCCGGCTCGACCCGCTCGACGCGGGCCCACCGGACGACCCGAGCCCCGAGCTCGGCCCGGCCGAGCAGGCCGAGCGGGGTGAGCTGCAACGCGCACTCGGTGCCGCCCTCGGCGAGCTGTCCGAGGTGCAGCGGACCGCGGTCGTGCTCCGGCACGTCCATGGCCTGCCGACCACCGAGATCGCCCAGGTAATCGGCTGCGCCGAGGGCACCGCGAAGTCGCACGTGTCCCGCGGACTGGCCCGGCTGCGGACCGTCCTGGACACACCACCCGCACATCCCCGTCCCCTCGAAGGGAATCCGAATGACCGTGTCAAGCCGCGATAG